The Coffea arabica cultivar ET-39 chromosome 2c, Coffea Arabica ET-39 HiFi, whole genome shotgun sequence genome includes the window GAAGAAGGACCTCATTAGTAGCTCCTTAAAATAATTGTCCCCTATGTCCTCCATAAGTTCACTTGCTTTTGATTCATCGACAAAACCTTCTGCCATCCAGAGCAATACAAGCTCATATTTGTCAAACTCATAGTCCTTGGGAAATATGGAGCAGTAAGCAAAGCACGGTTTTAGATGGGCAGGAAGATGATAATAGCTTAATCTTAGTGCTGGAAGAATATCACTTTGATCCTCTTTTATTTCCCATATCTCACTGTTCAGTATATCCGTCCATTCATCTAGACTCAATCTATCACGCAACATCCCTCCAAGAGTCTTCACGGCCAAGGGCAAGTTCTTACATTTCCTTACAATACTCCTACCAATGCCTTCTAGATTGGGGTGCCTGTCAAAATTTGTCCTTCCTAGTGCATGTCTTGCCAGTAAGCATAAGCTTTCATCATCTGTCAACTCCTTCAGACTATATCCAGCAGTGGAAGACATTACTGATGCCACCCTATGATGCCGAGTGGTGACAATTATCTTGCTCCCAGATGAACCAACTAGAAATGGGCGGCGCAGGATGTCCCAGTCCTCGTATTTTTCATTCCAAACATCATCTAAAACAATTAGAAACCTCATCCTGGTCAAGGCCTCACTCAGTTTCACTTGAACCATATTCAGATCCTCATAATCACAGCCACCTGCTGTGATTGCTTTAAGGATTGTCTTTGTTACCCCAAAAATGTCAAAATCATCTGAAACACAAGCCCAAGCCTTGGAATTGAAAAATTCGTTGACTCTGTCATCATTGTACACCATTTGAGCAAGAGTTGTTTTACCAACCCCTCCCATGCCGACAATTGGTATCACAACCACTTGATCATCACTCGATTCATTTGAAAGGAGCAATTTCAGCAGCTCTTTTTTGTCATTCTCTCGACCATAAACATAAGACTCCACTAAGGAAGTTGATGGCAGTCGATCCCTAGTTTTATTCTGCCTCTTTGCTACAGTCTCTACCAAATGGAGGATTTTGATTTGTTCTTTCAGGCTCTCCAATCTTCTAGTTATTTCATCCACCTTGGAAGCCATTTTTCTGTTGAACTTATAATCTTTAACAGAAAAATTTGTACAACAGGAAGGGATTTTAACCTTTCTTACCTTGCTAGTAGAGCCTTGAGCTTCCATCAACTTTCTTCGACAAGCTTCTGTGGAGAATTCGTCAATCACATCATCCATATCATATGCCAAATTCTGAAGATCATCTAGCCACTGCTTCACAGCAATCCTCATATTCTGTTTGTCCCCTGCATCATCAAGCACTGCCTGAATCAGGGATAGCACTTGGCTCCATCGTTTCAGCTGAGTATGTAAGCCTTCTAAGCgtgcaagtttcttcaaatcaacAGAAGCAAGCTTGTCAAATATCACCTTGATGATTGCACCAAGAAAGACTTCTATCAGTGCCATTTTTTTATCTAatctttgtttcctttttttttttttttggggattaTCTTTTGTAAGTAAGcaacaagcaaaaaaaaactGATGAAAACTCAAAAGGGAAGATAAGATTCAAAGGTAGAAAAAATGTAGTTTCTTCACCAGAAATGTGATCAGAGCCAAATACTTGCCCCTGTGATTTTTGAACAGGTAAGGAAAAAGTTTCTAAAAGCACGTCATCAATTTTTAAACTAGCTAAAATAAGATAAGTTTTTATATGTTGAAGTTGACCAACTTGGTTAATTGTTTTATGTCAATTTGTGTAATTTGATTGTATTCCAAGACatcaaattaattaattatctaTAACATCAAATCATACAACCAGCTAGTGCTACGTTGTTCTTTCGTGATTCTGATGGACTAGTTAAACTTTGTGAATTATTTATAAAGCAATGAATTACGAGcgacttttgaaattttcacagtACTAGATACAGTTTCTCCTTTTGCtacttctatttttatttttggattttGAAAATTGATCGCTCCTAATATCTGACAGATTTTGAAGTAAGATTCTGATGTAACTATTTGCCATTCAACAGGATAGGTGATTAAGTACATCAGATTTACCAGTTAGCCATGACTTGTAAAACAAAACGTATGAAATAAATTTTAGGGTTAttgtcactttacccccttaaactatatcactactatcagtttaccccctaacgttatcttttagtcactttacccccataaatAATTCAACCAACatattaagaaattttggacaaaaatacccttttattctatagcattactacactgttattattactttattcctttaaattaCAGTGATATAATCTATTTAATTCTTAGCGttatttttttggcattttacttcatcattaatctaactactttggtcaaaaaattttaaatatatttacccttatatatataattaaaaataaaaaatttagaatgattatttttcttttttttcactttaagagatccaaaaatataaaaataaaagggttttctcaaatttcttttttcacacttattaatactatgaaaagaaaaagagataggaaagaaggtgacagaaaattagattttgtaaagaaaaaaaagtctaACAATATCGTATTAATTTAAGATTgttggaattagaattgaaATCTGGTGGTAAATagtaaagtgaaataattttaaaataataaaagtatttaattctttcttatttgtattttctaaaaaaggaattgagctctctctctctctctctctctctctctctctctctccccctctccctcccccttccgatctttctattttttaatattagtaagattgtcaagaagaaagaaattaatattttgactttttttcttgatactaaaaaggagaTGAGCCActctaaatttattattatttttattatacaaagagAAGGGTACtttcttttaaagttttttaacttgctaaatTGATTTAATAGTGGgataaattgtctaaaaaataactctatggggtaaattgatattgagactatagtttatgggggtaaaatgataataacttTAAGGACTAAACTtgtctttttattttaattaacaaactccgttaAGTTTGACCGTTAGTCTTGGAGGTatgtgactaaaagataacgttaagggGGAAATTTATAGTTACACCGAACGTTAAGgggataaaataataataatcctAAAttttaaagagagagagagagagagagagagagagagagagagagagacttgtAACGATGATAACTATAATTAGTCGTCTAAGAGAAATATCAAATAATATTGGGAGTTGACTTGACTATGGTAATAGGTGACTCAGAATAAGGTAAGCAAGGGTCATGTACCTATCTAATTTGTTTTGCtgcaagtttttattttattttattttgggtgGATGGGACTTGGGAGGGGAGGGGAGTTCTTCTTAGGTTTAATCAACAGATAAAGAAAAGCTGGCAGTGTTGCTTAAGACAATTTGATTTTCAAACCAATCTTCAACACAAACTAAAACCAGAAACTCCATACGAAGTTAAATTAAAGATCTTCTTGCCTGCGACCTAAGGGATAGGGGTGagcatcgaattcgaattcggtaattcggtagGTTGAAATCGGTAATTTTCGGTAAATGGTGTTGAGATATTTCGACCTAATTCGTATTCGAATTACCaaatttcgaattcgaattcaattCGGATTGAATTCGGTAAACACAAATTGACCAAATTGACCGAATTGTCCGAATTCCTGAAGCAATCGCAGCCTGTTTTGCTTCGTCGCCTCCTGCCATACCAGTATGCAAAGGTTGCTACTGATGCAGCCACAATCACACCCGCAGTTGCGTACCAAGCGTGTAATGGTTTCTCGATGACGAGATTAGAACTGCCAGCAACAAGAGGaggtgatgatgatgatggttTCTGGCTTGCTGTCAAAGCAAATCCCAGTCCCTACCTCTCAAGCTCACCCAGGTCTTCAATTGCCGGTTTAAGCCTCGTGGCCTTGGCTATAGCTTCGTACTGCTCTTTGGTTCCACCCTCCAGAAAAGAACCAACAAGATGACCCTTATTAATCCAATAAGCCCCAAAAGTCTTTCCCGAGAAATCCCCAAAATGAATTACTTCCCCTGCGTTGTCTCCATAAAACTGCCAAGACAATGTGAAGACGCGGGAGTAGAAGAATGGCAGGTAGTCGAATTCACCCGTCTTTTCTGGCTCCATGATAGCAGCAACAGCATGCCTTGCTGACTTCCTCGCAGAATCTACATGCTCAAGTCTGCGTGTTTCAGCAAACATTTTTACTGGAAAAGCGGCAACATCCCCAACTGCATAGACTGAAGTGTTGCTCGATTGCATCTTCCCATTCACCTTAATCCCACCTTTCTCGAATTCCGAAATTAATTCGAATTCGATATATCCGAATTCAAAAACTATAAAACCGTTTTCGAACCTAATTCGATTTTAACTAGTACTATATCCCCGATTTACCgaccgaattaccgaattacCAAATTGAAATCGATTTCGGTCGGTAAATCGGTATTTACCGTAATTGCTCACCCCTACTAAGGGATGGGAATGGAACTTGTGGTAGACAGAACATATCAGTTACCGCACATGATGCCATTTACTATGATATTCCACATCGGAACTCGGAAGAGGAAAGTAAAGATATAAAACGTTCGGCCATCGAATAATTAATAACATGGGGTTAATTTAGCTTTTGTTGGGCCAGTCCAACAGCCGTGGACCATTCCAATAGTTTATGTGAGAATCTCGCATGAATTTTATGTGAGGTGAAtctgggtcaagtggtgtgatTCCAATAACAACTAAAGGTTTCAGTCTAAAATCTAAAGTTTGAATCTATTAAAcaattaaattattaagtattaaatataatatatttgaATGCATATCATATTcggtgataagtgaataatttatcaattaattttgggagcaagttttgTCTAAAAAATTCAGTGCTACTTAATTTATtcaaatgtttaatttttttgttatcaaacgatctaaatatattaatatcTGGTTCCATTacatttaagtgctgaattaaCTTATCAAACAGGATTTAAGTAAGAAAATATAAGGAACTAAGTGCTATACGGGACAAAACCCCACATTAGATGAGGTCGCTTTTAGAATTCGTACGAGTTATCTCTACAATCCGCATATGATTAAATAATCAGTTGAATTGCAACGGAGTTTTCTTAACAATCTAGTATCCGCACACAATTAAATGACCAGTTGGATTGCAACGGGGTTTTCTTAACAATAAGTCAAGTCATTTGTGGAAAACAAATGGGACGCTATAAACTGCACTATCCACAGATTAACAAATTAGAAATATGAAAGAGAAAAACTGCACTATCCACAAATTAGAAATATGAAAGAGATGGAGTCAGCCAAAGTGAGGCTCATCAAGCTTAGAATTCTGATGCTCATGGGATGATGTAAGCTGCTTGCCTATTGGGCTGTCGCACTTTTTTTAAGATTTCGTACCTGGTCAACGTTGTGACCTCCTAGAACAGTTAGATGATAGGCCTATAACCGCAAGGATAGAGCAGGAAAACATTAGTGTATGTGAAGTGTCAGCTCTGGAAACTAGGTCTACTTGCATGGCCGGTTTTGGCAAAACTCTAGTGTAACCCTTCCCAAAACACTAAGACACAGCTAAATAATGTCAGCACAAAAAAACACGGCAGGTTATTCAATCAATCTATTA containing:
- the LOC113724232 gene encoding monodehydroascorbate reductase 4, peroxisomal-like, which translates into the protein MQSSNTSVYAVGDVAAFPVKMFAETRRLEHVDSARKSARHAVAAIMEPEKTGEFDYLPFFYSRVFTLSWQFYGDNAGEVIHFGDFSGKTFGAYWINKGHLVGSFLEGGTKEQYEAIAKATRLKPAIEDLGELER